Part of the Dromaius novaehollandiae isolate bDroNov1 unplaced genomic scaffold, bDroNov1.hap1 HAP1_SCAFFOLD_70, whole genome shotgun sequence genome, gagaagggagaggaggaagacgCCTGCATTGAGCTGCTCAGCAACGTCCTGGAGGTGCTGTACAGGGCCCAGAAGGTAAAGCCCGTCTTCTCGGCTGGCTCCTATTCCCTTGCCAGCAGTGGCCTTGGAAATCGTCTCACTAAATACATTTGAGTAGGGCTAAGCACGAAACTCGCTGGTCAGGGAAACCTGGAAACGCAGCAGTGGGAGGGATACGCCAAATTACCGAGTCGGGTCACAGCCACGATGCGCTTCGGACTGACCGTGCTTCACCCTAAGCTGAACGGGGTTGTTGGTGCCCACTGGTCCCAGCAGGAACCTGCCCAAACTCACGTTAGAAACCTCCTGATTTCCAGCCTTATTTAGTCTATGGCCAGTTCTCATCAATCCGCATAAGTTGGGGGAAGAGGCCTCGAAGCTAAGGAACAGTGTTGACCAGAGAGCAAGTGCGTGTAACCGTGGTGGTGCGTCACGGTCTCCTCGCTCTGCAGacctgggagaagggagaggacgGGGCGGAAAGTGCCTGAGGGCACCAGGGAAGCGTTACCTTCTCGAATTAAAAACCAGAGCCACCAAACGTGAGCCAGAGCCCCGCGAGACGGCAGTCGGGGTGAGCATCCCACCGCCGAGCTGCCGTCGGCCTGGGCAGTCCCGGCACGGCGGGAGCCCGTGGGGAAGCAGAGGCACGGGGGTCCCGAGCCCCGGTGGGAAGCCCCCCTCTAGCCACGTCCGCGACCCGCCGGCGGTGAGACCCTTCCCTGCACGTTTGCCGAAGGAGCCTCCCAGCTGCTGTGGCTTACAAAATCGAGGAAACAGAGTTAAAGCTGTTCATCTGTTGTTATTTGAGTTATGGCAATCCACAGGTCCCGCTGAAACGTGGGGCTCAGTGGGCCAGACGTCCAGTTAGACGCAGTCGCTGCTGTGGGTAGCTTTCCACAAAAACGTGCAAGGCAGCCTGTGCAAGAGAGGAAAAACGTCGCGCTGAAATCCCGGTGCCGATGTGTCATCCCTACCTTGCAGCCTGCAGCACAGTGctttgcccccagccccccagaaGAGCCGCATCTCCCCTCTGGAGAGCAGAGGGTGCCGGGCACCACTGCGAACACGCGTTGGCGGGAGGAAACGCACGTGGTGAACGCTGCCTTGTCCCTGAGAGCCTCTGGTGCAAATGTGCCGTCTTTGCTGGATTTTAGCCGACTTTACGGCGTTGTCTTTGCTGTGTGTTCCAGCGGGCGGAGGAGCAGAGCGGGccgcgcggcggaggcggaggcgaGGGACGGCACAAGGAGCGCGGTGACTCAGAGCTGGTGAGTGCCTCCTCGGTGGGGAAGGTGAAGGAGGAGTCGGGCCCCCCCGTGCATTTCAGCGAGGACCGGCTGCGTCTCAGCACGGCTGCAAACCCCTTCGCTGTCGCTTGGGCTGCAGCGCGTGGAGACCTGGGCTGCTGGCGAGGATGGAGAGGCTCTAGGGAGGCGGTggggtggcagggctgggaagTGCCCTCGCGGGGGGGGTCCGTGCGTGCAGGCTGTGTGGCTTTAAGCTGCGTTATGAGCCACTTTACATCCCGTGCCCACACAGCGAGAGGGAGGATGTCTGTGCAGACCTCCGCTCCAGCACCCCCTGAGTCCTCGGTGTTTCGTCTCGCGCTTACCAGTGGTCTTTGACCATTTCTGCTCCCTTGCTTGGGCGAAGGGGCGAGGGAAGCAGCCGGAGGGTGCAGAGTGGCCTACAGAGTTTCTCTGGTCCCCTGCCGAAGGACGCTGCTCTCCCCACGTGCGGACGGCAGCGTTCCCGGCGCCCGGGCTGGCCTTTGCAGCGGGAACCCAGCGCACGTCCCGCGGCGGGCGACGTCCTCGCCGGCTGGGCCAGCGGCCCCGTTTGGGGCACGGCCGCCGAGGTGCTGGGGCGCGCGGTGCTTGTCGGGCACGCGAATCGGCTGCACCCGGGCGAGATCCGGGGAAGAAAGAATACTTTGCTTTCATCAGCGCTCAGGAAGGCTGACACAGGGCTGTGCCACACTGGGAACAGCTTACGGAAAGGTGGAATACAACAGGCGATTACCAACAGCCACCTGAGGCTTTGGCTTACGTTTGCGGCTTTGCGTGTAGGTTCCTGCCCCCGTCATCATCAGCTCTTTGGGCTGAGGGCAGGATTAGCAGGCGCAGCCTCCTCCAGGACGCTCCAGACCGAGCCGGGAGGCTGGTGGAAGTAGGGCCCAGGCGCGTGGGGCTTCCCCAGGCACGTTCTCACCTCCAGCGTCTGGCTCGGGGACTTCCCCGGCAGCGGTGCGGTCCTCGCTTTCCGTAGCCGCGGGCTGAGGTTACACTGCACGCGACTGCGTGGAAAGCAACGGGCCCGAGCACAGCTCCTTGCACGGCTGCCCGGTGATGCCCTGCCCCGCCGGCTGGGATCACCTCTCGCGTTTGGTACGGCACAGACACGCTGCCGCAGAGCGTGGGAAGCTGGGTCGTGTCTTCGCCTCCCATCCTCAAAGCTGCCTTGATTTACAGTCCTGTCGTACGCTGTAATTAGGTTATGGCTCTGACTCTAGGTGTTAAACTTTTTCCTGTTCGTAGAGAGACCATTGGTGCGCTTTACGGCGTAGAGATGGGAAATGGTAAATGCACAGACATATCGCCAGAACTATAACTCATTCTTGTTGCTATCAATAACCTCCGCACCCCCTCTCACGTGGCAGACGTGTACAAATGCTAACACTGGAGAGCGGATGCTCTTTTCTCCCCTGCTCAGCTTGTTCGCTGGTCCACCGGCTTGTGAAAATGTCCTTCCCGGGCGATCGCCCCTGCCAGAAATGGGGAATTTAAAAATTGTCGCTTCCAGGCACGGTTTACTTCAAAAAACTCCCTCCTTGCTCGCAGTCCCGAAAAGACGAGCAGCCATAGATTCCGGGCACGCGCTGCCCGCGGAGCCACGGTGGCGTTTGGGCAGAGGAAAGACGAGCACAAAGTCACCGCTGTCTCTGCCAATCTCCTCACCCTCTTCCGCAGCAGGCAGCCCGCGCCCAAGGACACCTCGTTCCTGCGAGGCGCGCGGAAGCAGCGCTGAGCAAACTTAGCAGTGCCGTTGTGCCCCTCAGACAGCTATAGCTGAGACGTGCATTTAATTTGGTGGCTGCTGTCATGGCAGCTGTCCCGCCTTGACATGTCTCGTTACTGAAGCAGCAAATCAGCTCTAGAAAAGTAGACCTTCTGCAGACGGCAGAATAAACAGCATAATGTGGCGCTTCCCTGGCAGCCAGCCTGCGCTGCTTTGTTCCAGGCATATCTGAGATCTGAATAGCAATCGGggattttctacagaaaatctCATCACTGCGGTTTGTGACTGggggaaagaaatgttttcagagaCAGCAAGGTCTAAAGCTGGCAGAGCGAAGATGACCATGCACTTGACTGGGAGGTCTGGGAGTAGAAGCCCGGGGGCAATGAACTTGTTTTAAGGCAGAGATGAAGCTGCACGTTGCAGCATGTCGCGGTCCGTGATCCTCATTCAGGCGGAATGGGACTTCAGTGCACTCGGGTAGGAAGGGACGAGACGGCCGTGGTCGCTCGTGGGTTTCACTGCCGCAGCGTCGCTGCCCGGGGGCTGATGCACGTCTCGTGCAGGgcgagggctgcagctgggcagctgtgaaaaaaatgtttgtgtgcTGGGCATGTAAAAGACTTACCGGCCAGTGGAAGCTTGGTGAAGGCGTGGATGGCTCCTCTGTACGTGGAGAGACAATTTTCTGTGCAAACCTGGGGTTAGGACTTCTGTGCTCTGGGGTCTCAGTGGTCCTGAAATCCTTAAATCGAAGCACGTTCCTACAGCTGCGGGGTTTGCAGGTCCAGGCAGTCCAGGAGACTGATGAACAGAGACGATTCAGTGGGAGCTAGTGGATGGATGGAGGAGTGGAAAGAAGCATCTGATATAGGAGAGGCGGTTTATGTATTGGCGAGCGGTTGTCTGAAGCCTTGGTTGAAGAGGCCTCGAGTCTCTCTTTTCCCCAGAACCAGTCTGTATTCTGCGATCGCTTTCTGGGACTGCCTGGGCAGTCCTAACTGCATAGGTGTCATAACAGCACAGCGTTATGGAAACCAAATTAACAAGGCTTGGGTGGGAGAGGCCGTGTGGGCTCAATTTCCATGTCACTGGGAAGCCcagggagcagaagggagagCTTGGAAATTATGGTTGGGATGCCTCGTTTGGCCTTAACCCTTTAACCTAAAATAGCCCCCAAGGCGAGGACGGTCGGGGTGCTCGTGGGCAAGGATGCTGCCCTTCCCTTCGCAGATGCTGGAGCACAGTCTGCGTGAACGCGCTCTCAGCGAGGGGCGATCTAATAAGCGGCTTTGGGTTACTGGTTGCTCCTGGGCAACAGCTGTGGGTCAGCGCCGAAGCGGCCGTCCCCAGCTGCGTGGCTGCGTTTGCCGGGAAGGCGCAGGAGGGACTGTTTGTTTGCAGAAAACGGTGCAGAAGTCCCAAGCCCCGTATTTACGTCAGGGACTGCATCAGCTTGTCCCAGGTCCAGCGGGTAGTCCCGATCGTGCAGAGATACTGCCACTATCTCTGCACGATACCCCTGTGTGAAGGGATCAAACGCACTGTAGCTGCTGGGCTGGAACTAAGACTTCTAGCTCACTATTTCCTGTAAATCACGAATCCTTTGAGTCAGCTCATGATTTCCCGTCtgctgagctgccctgggccCGTCTCCGAGCAGCGTGCGCCCTTCGGGCTGCTGGCCCCGTCCCAGAGCTGCTTGGTACCAAGGCCGAGGGTCCTGCACGCAGGGCTCGTCTGACGGCCGCCGTCTCCCGCGGCTCCAGCTGCAGAGGCGTTTCCCGGCTCGGAGCCAGGGATCCCTCTGGAGCTTGTGCACGGGAGTCCTGCAGCCGGCGGCTCTCCAGGCACCCACGAAGCAGAGTGCCGCCTCCGGGCAGGCGCTGGCTGTCACTGCCGGGGCCGGACTAGGGCTGCTGGCCTCTCCTTGGGGGACGCCGTGGCTGACACGTCTCGGCCCCTCCTGAGAGGCAGAGAGCTGCTCTGGCATCCCAGCAGAGCAGTGCCGAGACGTCGGCACTTACACCTGCTTGGGAAGGCGTTTCATCCCGACATCCTGAAGACCATGCAGCTGGAGGGTTAGCCCAGCTTTCCAGCTGCGTGAGTCCCTCACGTCCCTGGGGATTTTTCTTGTATTATGCTCAAAATTAAGGGGAGGCTGGAGAGACCTGTCTGCGCTAGCCAAGGCAGGATGTTATCTGGGGGACGGTGTCGTAAAGCTTCTCTGCTCAAGTTTGTGTTGCTGTTGGTCAGCGAGATATTGTGAAGACACCTACAGCAGTGGGCATCCTGGACTGCGGGCAAGGACTGGCAGGAGCGTTGGGTCTGTTCCCAGGGAGAGGCAGCTTTGCCCAAGGACCACAAACTGCCCATTGATTTTAGGAGGGGCAGGACGCCGCGAGGGACACGGATGGGGCCCTGGGGAAGCCGGGGCCCTCCCAAGCCCCATGCTCAGAGTAACCAGAAGCCGTCTGCAGCCCCCTCGCCCGCTACGCTTCTTCACCAGCTGCAGTAATTCCCGCGGTGCTGGTGGTGCCGGTCTCGGAGCTGGTggcccaggagggagggagcgtcaccagcccctgcccagctcaCCGGCTCCGGCAGGGCGAGGGGGGCTGAGCtccccggcagcggcagcggctgCGGTTTGGGACCGTGCAGCAGCTCTCGCGCTGCCTGGGGCAAGTCCCGCGCGCAGCGTCAGGCCGCGGCGGCCGTGCGGTCCCCGCGGTGCTGGCCGTGCGCGGTTGCCTGCGgcggcccccctccccgcgccgtgCAGCGCGGGTGCCCGGCTACGGGCTGTAACGCGCCGTGCCTTTCAGGTGCGGGTGAAGCAGCACATCCAGCTGATCCTGGACCGGCTGCTGCACACCGTCAACCGGAGGGTGATTGTCCTGGAGCGGGAGAACAGCCTGAGGGTGAGTACCACCACGCGCTCCTCGGCGCCGGGGCCGCTCTGCCGCCCGCGGGGGCTcttgggggaggcgggggggcggAAGGCCGCGCTGGTTTAGGTGTCTGGGAGGAGGTGACAAACGTTGCTCCTCGGCTGGCGTTCGTccccggcagcagctgccgcgGGATGCGTTTCCGGGTGTTTGACACAGCAGGACACAACAAAGGCGGACACGGGGGGGTGGGAACATGCCAGGAGCGTGTCCTGGGAGGGGACGTCGCCTTGGGATGCGGCAGGGCACCCGTGATGCAGAAAGCACAGGCTGGAGGTAGCTGAAGGGGTTTGGGCTGTATTCTCCAGAAGATGAGAGCCTGGACCCGATGAACCTTCACGATTTTGCGGGCCGAGAACGCGTGGGAGGGGCGCGTGGGGCGTCCGTCTCCTgtgggagagctggggggggcaaaGCAGCGCTCGGCCCACGCCTcgccccgggcagcggggccagATGTGGCGGTTTAGCGTggcgggggagcggagccgggggAGCGTGCGAACGCGAGGGCCGACGGGGCGGCGGGGAACGGGCCGGGGAGGCGGCTGCGGGCGCGGGACGGGGTGCGGAGCGGGGCGCTGAGCCGTGCCCGGGCGGCTCCTCCATTTGCTGCCTTGTGCTTCGTTCCCCTTGAGGAAGACCTAGCTGAACCGCAGCGCTAGGGCGGGGGCAGGACAAGAGCTCTTGCTCTCGCTGGCACTGGCGTTGCCCCGGCCGCGTCTGCTGGAGGCTCCCCAGCACGAGGCCGCGAGGTCCAGCCCACCCCGGCTCCTTGGTACCCCGTGCCCAGGCACCGGCGCTGCCTGTCCCTGCCCGGGACCCCTCCCCGTACCTCCTCAccggcggggagccgcggggcttCTCCCCAGGCTACgtgcccccccggggcccgggAGGCCtcgccggtgccccccccccccaccgcagTGCAGCCGCCCCCGGCGTTTTTGCAATCCGAGCGCGGGGGGGGCTGctccccgcccggggccgcgccggcggcggtCCGTCTGGGGGGCTTTGCTGGCCGAGCCGGTCCCCCGCCGCCGGCCGTgccgcggctccgcgcggggcgTCATGCCGCTCAGCCACCCCATGGCACCGGCCCCCCGGCAGAGCGCGATTCGGGCGGGAGGTGCTGCCGCGCTTGGATGCGGCGTCACCGCGTTTTCACCGTGTTCTCGGGCTGCGTGAGTCAGCGCTAGgggaaaaagagcaaaactgaGCGACTGGGAGCgatgcaccggggggggggggggggggggatgcgggcGTTGAGGCCCAGCCTGCTGCACAGCGCAAAGAGCAGGGTGACCCCCGCCTCGCTGCTCGCGCGGCCCCACGGcctggccccccccgggctgcAGCGCTGCTCTCCCGCAGCTCTCCCCGCGAGCGCGTTTCCATGCCGCCACAACGCTCCGTTTCACCCTGGGGCTCACGGCGCCTCGTTCCAGCCGCGCtcggcagccgcggcccccggcacAGCTTGGTCCGGGACCCCACCAAGCCGCGTCTCGCAGAGGCTGCGTCCGAGCTGCTGCATCTTCCTCCCGGGGCGTGTTCGGTGCACGCTGCAGCCGCGGCCGGGCGAGCAGGGCAGGCGCAGGAGGAGCAGCCGCGCGCGCTGCAGCTCCTGCGGCAGTCCCAGGCGTGCAATGAGCTGTGCAGTGCTCAGCGGCGCTGGCGGGTCACAGCCTCCCGCCCTCACTCGTCCCTGCCGGGCAGAGCAGcgtgctggaggcagcagcgAGCAGTTTTTGGGGACAGGTCCCCCCGTCTCACAGCCCGGGTCCTGCAGAGACGGGTTTTGCAGGCTGCGGCGGCCAGGGGACcggagcagcacagcagagccctgcaccgagcccgggcccccccccagcccccccagcccctgcagaaCAGAACCAGGCAGCCGAGAGGGTGTAACAAAAATAGCATCACCCTGGGATTTATTGATTTCTCATTAAATACAGCAGCTCCCCTCGCCTCTTATTTACACGGGGGCTCTCATACGTTAAACGGaacagtaaaaatataaaagctgGTGCTACCCGAACCCtaaggcgggagggagggagagaagggagacgGCGTCGCTGTCGGTGCCGGCGGGTCCTCGCGGCGTGTCCCCCCTCGGGGCAGCGGTGACCCTCACAGGAACCAGAAACACTTGCGCCGGGACTTTTTCGAGTCCAGTTTTGCGGGCAGCTTGGACGCCGGTGCCGGCTCCTGCCCgcccgcggggcagccggggctggccGCGCTCTCCATGCCGCTCAGCACCCGCTGGAAGCGGCCCTCCTGCTGCCGGAAGTCGTGCTCCACGCTGCGGCGCGGGAGCGAGGGGCACAGCATCAGCCCAAGTGCCCGGCGGAGCCCCGGGCCGGCCAGccgcccccccagccgcccccccccccgggcaccacCGCGCAGGGGCAGCGCCTGGCACACGCGCTGGCACCGTCCGGGCACCCCGAGCGGAGGCAGCATCCCGGCTCCGGCGATGCCCATCAGTGCCCCGTGCACCAGCCCCGGGAGGGTTCTGCAGCCCTGGGGGGCAGGgacggtgcggggggggggggacagcaggaCCCAGCACGCACCGGGCCCCCGGGAGGGCTCTGCAGGCCTGGGGGGGCAGGGACGGTGCAGGGGGGGGGACAGCAGGACCCAGCACGCACCGGGCCCCCGGGAGGGCTCTGCAGCCCTGGACCCAGCGCCTCGTCCTGCTCCCGCAGCCAGGTGCAGCTGCAGCACCGGAGGGTGCTACGAGTGTGCAAGGCCTCTGCGCCGCCTCTTCGCAGACGCTGGGGACCCGTGGGGACAGGCATACAGCAAGGGCCGTGTCACCACGTCCCGGGAGGCTGCTCCTGTCCCCGCAGGACCCCACTGCTCGGTGCCGGCAGCCGCGTGCCGCAGCGCTTGCTCGCATGGAAGCGCTGGATCCGCTCGCACCAGCCACATCCCATCGGCTCAGCAAGGCGCTCCGCACGCCCCGGCTCACACACGTGGCACGGACACCTGGCACACGGGGACTGGCCACCCGCGCAAGCCCCGCTGGCGTCCCCCCTCCCCGGTAGCCCTCACCCGCTGTGAGGACACGTCTCCTCCCCGCGCGCGTCTGGCCGAGCAGCGAGCTGCCGCGGGCGGCCGGCAGAGCAGGGGGTGGCCGGCCACTGCCCACCGCGCTGCGGGGCTGGGGCgcgaggaggagagggaggctcTGGGGAAAGGCGCTGCAGGGAGCGAGGTGCTGCGCGGAGCAAAGCACTGCACGGAGCAAGGTGCTGCACGGAGCAAGGTGCTGCACAGAGCAAGGCGCTGCACAGAGTGCCTTTCTCCCTGCGTCCTGCCCTGTGCAGTGCTTTGCCAAATGCAAAGCCTCGCATCAGTCGCTGCCGAGAGGGCACTAACAAGAAGCAGCTCTGTGAGCAGGGTCCGGGAATCACGCTCCCTGTGCAAGGAcccctgctcccgcagggccgctggcagccagggacccccgcggccccgggccggtgctgccGTGCCGTGCGTGGCCGGGTCCGTgcgcagcccccccgcagcccacGGGAGCCTCCCATCACGCGGACGGCAGCTAACCCCGGCGGGCGGCCACGGCGGGCGCCTGGCAGTTGCACGGAGCCACCTCCCCCAGAGGTGACATCTCTCCGCAGCCGAGGCTCCGCGCGGAGACAGACCCGTCAGTCCCAATTAGCGCTGAAGTCCCCCACAAGCCGGAGGGGGAGGTTGCTCTTAGCTCTGGTGTGGATGAGCGGAGCTCAGGAGATGCAGGCCCACCACGGCCCTTGCGCGGAGGAGCGGGCgtgcggcgcggcgcagcgcgggcgccCACGAGGCTGATGCGCGGCAGCGACGGAGAAGGGCCACCGCGTGCCCCCGGGCAGCACGTGCACCGCGCACAGCTGCTCACAGCAGCACAGCCGAACCGCTCGCACGCACGTGCGCACACCGCCGAGCGCTGCTCAGCATCAGCAGGGCCCGGAGgagcaccccggggggggggccgagccgccCCTACCTGTAGATGATGCAGGCGCAGTCGCGGCAGGTCCCGCAGTTGGCGATGTCCTGCCCCGTCCGGTACGAGCGGCGCCTGCAACGGAGGGGCAGCGCGGTGAGCCGGGGCCACGCCGCCGCGTCGCCCCTGTAATCACTCCCCGCTACGCGCCCTTCGTCAGGGCTCTTCTCAGCCCTGGGAAACCAGGTCTTTTAATGCACCAAATTATATAGTGCAATTGGGGTTACACTGTTAGCACATGAAATAGATTGCGCTACCTTTCATAGCTGTATAAAATATAGAGCACACACTTATGGCACATGCATCGACAcaggtgtgtgtatatacatgtgtaactgtgcagagcaggctgctgcgcCAGGACGGGGTCTAACAGAGCCCTTGGCAGCCAGGACGGTGCCTCGTGCCGGGGCACCACCCCTGTGGGGCTCGGAGCTCCGCGGCACGCTGCACCGCTGAGCAGGGGCGGAGGGGCTCAGTGCTGGCGGCGGTGCCTGGAGCACTGCGTGGGGCTGGGACACCGCCCCACCCCAAACGGGGCCACAGCCCGCAGGCAGCTGGCCCCCGCTGCAGGGCCAGGGGAGCTGGCAGCTCCCCCTCCTTGCAGCTGCTCCGAGCAGGGCCCTGCAGCTCCCGTCGCACGGGCACGGGCTGGGACGCGGCACGGGGCGGTTTTGCGTGCGCTTCATGGACACGGGGGAAGCAGGACACGGGGCGCGCAGGGTGCTGGGGCGAGCAGCTCAGCCCCTCTGGGGCGAGGCTGGTGGCCCCTGTGTGAAATGAGTTTGGAGGGTCTCAGCTCCAGGCTACCAGAGACCAACCTCCAACACCGGTACCGTTTGGCACCTCCAGCCGGGAGGCTGAGGACAACCGGCCCGGGGGATGCCCGGGTGGATGCGTCGGCCGCCAGGGCTGCCCACCGCCACAGTTGTGCCCCCCTTCCTGGTGCCCGCCGCAGGGAAAGCCTGCTCTTGCTGTAGCGCAGTCCCTGGGCCACCCCCAGCCTCGGCACGGGGTTTAGGTGCAGGCGATGCCCGCCAGCTCGctggctgctgccccccccccccccccccccggtgccgccgATGGAGCAGAGACGCCCTGGAGCCTGGGGCAggcgtccccccgcccccagcccgcccgcggccgccgctcacCCGTCCCGCTGCGCCTCCTTCTTCTCCAGGTCCTGGATGACGTCCAGCAGCACGCGGATGGTCTGTTGGCTGGTCTCCAGCACCCCTTCCAGGGACTGCAGCTGGGAGCGCAGGTccccccgggcgccgggcccccgcggccccacggccccctcgccctgcggcgcccggccgcgctggTCCCCCGCCGACGGGGCCGCCTGCCCCTCGGCCGCGGCCACCAGCTGCAGCAGGTCCTGCACGTGGCGCAGCGTCGCCGACTGCGCGGCGGAGAGGCAGGGCTGCGCGTGCCGGGGGTCCTGCGGTGCCCACCCGCCCGGCTGCGCCCCGCTGCAGGCGTCGCAGCGCCCGGCCGCTGGCTCCGGTGGCTCCTCGCGGGGGCCCGGGCGGTCGGGGGCAGCTGGTGTCTTCTCCGGCCCCAgcagcggggcgccggggctgggggctggcggggcgcagccgggccccccccgcggcgagCCGCAGCGCGGGTGCGGGGGGTCTCTTTGGGAGGAGCCCTGAGCCGGCCGGCGGAGCCCCCGGGGGTCGGCGGTGGGGATGGGCTGCTGGcgccgcgggtcccgccggggcAGGCTCTGCTCCGAGTCGCTGCGGCCCAggcggggcggctcggcgggcAGCCGGGCGCAGGGCACcgaggccgggcgcggggggcccccgcggagccgggcggggggccGTGGGCAGCGTGTGGCACCGGGGGAGGCGGTGCAGCCGGCAGCGGGGCACCCaacggcgccgggcggcggggcgcaggggtccctgggcggcggggcgcagggatGCCCGGGCAGCGGGGCACAGGGATGCCCGGGCTGGGGAGCGCAGGGGTGCCCGGGCGGCGCCGGGTCCCGGCCGTGCACGGTGGGGCCGCCGGGCACCCGCAGGGGCTCAGCGCGGCCGGCTCCGGCGGGGCCCCCCGGGCACGGGCCACCTTCGAGCGGCGCCTGCTCCCGGGGCGCGTCGTGGCCGCGGGGGTCCGGGAAGGGCTTCTGGAGGCTGGGGGAGGTCTGGCTGGCGGCGCTGGTGCAGGCcttgccgggcaggggcaggggcaggggccggggcaggggccggaGCAGCGGCTGCGCCTGGGGCCGGCTGCGCCGCGCGGCCGaggccccgggagccgccggctcgggggggtccccggggggcgGCGAGGCACGTGCGGtgtcggggcgggcggcgggcgggggcggcggggggggtcccggcgcgcCGCCCTCCACCGGGTCCTGGAAGCGCACCTGctgcgggcgctgccggcggcggcggcggctctcgACGTCGGGCGAGTCGCGGCGGAGCAGCGCCGAGCGCACgggcggggcgccccggccgccggcggccgcgccgggctcccggcCGGGCatggctcggcggcggcggcggcggcggagcgcggcggggcggaggcGCCCGGCGGCCCGGCGCATCCCCGCGCtagcgccggccccgcgggcgccccggcgagcggccgcccgcgccccgcgccgccgccgcggagagccggggggggcgggaggcggccgggagcgctgccgccgccgccgccgccgcgccgccccccgcgccgccccgggcgccgccggccatggcccccgccgcgctcagcgccgcccgccccggcccgtggcgccgccggggccgcggggccggggcgaggcgggggcaGCCGGCGCCTCCCGCCCGGCGACGGGCTCGttcccagcgccgccgccgccgccgcgctgcctccgccgGGCCGCCGCGTCCCGGCCCCGGGCTGCGAGGGGACGGGCTCCGGGCTCCGGGGCTTCGGGCTCCGGCGCTGCCGCCTCGGcacagaaagagaaggagagaagaaacccGTCAGCGCGAACGCGGCACGAGTCCGCGGCGCAAATCAGGCAGAAGCAGCGGTTAAAAATAGCTGT contains:
- the LOC112994539 gene encoding basic proline-rich protein-like → MPGREPGAAAGGRGAPPVRSALLRRDSPDVESRRRRRQRPQQVRFQDPVEGGAPGPPPPPPPAARPDTARASPPPGDPPEPAAPGASAARRSRPQAQPLLRPLPRPLPLPLPGKACTSAASQTSPSLQKPFPDPRGHDAPREQAPLEGGPCPGGPAGAGRAEPLRVPGGPTVHGRDPAPPGHPCAPQPGHPCAPLPGHPCAPPPRDPCAPPPGAVGCPAAGCTASPGATRCPRPPARLRGGPPRPASVPCARLPAEPPRLGRSDSEQSLPRRDPRRQQPIPTADPRGLRRPAQGSSQRDPPHPRCGSPRGGPGCAPPAPSPGAPLLGPEKTPAAPDRPGPREEPPEPAAGRCDACSGAQPGGWAPQDPRHAQPCLSAAQSATLRHVQDLLQLVAAAEGQAAPSAGDQRGRAPQGEGAVGPRGPGARGDLRSQLQSLEGVLETSQQTIRVLLDVIQDLEKKEAQRDGRRSYRTGQDIANCGTCRDCACIIYSVEHDFRQQEGRFQRVLSGMESAASPGCPAGGQEPAPASKLPAKLDSKKSRRKCFWFL